The following proteins are co-located in the Heteronotia binoei isolate CCM8104 ecotype False Entrance Well chromosome 8, APGP_CSIRO_Hbin_v1, whole genome shotgun sequence genome:
- the LOC132576628 gene encoding ataxin-2-like protein, which produces MEMVMENPSGPWRLRPPSRLTLSQRASRICSPSGSNSLGKTRRGGAAPLQADAASFLPRRLRPRLPSPSRGSFNPRGPLREESGPPWWWRPLPAAEREASVEEKQADGPPVLERLCSPGLSCWKAAGMEKAKAPTGSPCEGGFRTLDSKSELAGHAPRERKVPNQLARPKRKWDGSDAGAFQSARCPLTGSANTARRSPKANREPQEKVPRPSGHGCALKSAVAGGWGPHGRSEESWQPGATAQEIESRQSGAVESTGVHHSEEERSSVRRQASGMGSSSLACREGTHGGVHFSRFGGVRPGLVSLLPRRSGHHPETNPGSVPEQRGIEGGPSGMLPRSLRPLWGAKTLSSPSGCPVEVSSASPAVGHLHPPRSLKSGPVSSWDPSLGSVVPDAPVSPLGSRPAWEPSASPALPSLKVLASAPGAAVEVHEGPGSGTGEPSRALAVAAPSSLFKQVVRGLRKEQEQNRREELRRIPGAWFKLPPSGASEDQLDPRRPKDTLEVERKGRPLEASVGEEGTHQVPEELSKPTLELLESSDKEEKGPYKGAGRCTPLAGPPGQGDTDANEIGPVPEQAKTSTLNPNATEFCSSKTLPSVSKPPRTPPFPGPCAPSTPTVSGITPGPRDTHSWQCVSSIPQTHAPPAVWATQRCPCPVSNSVPGQEPFVMESLVGAGPCLSNVFYGPWWFRAQPPMMPLEAHRPSQPVFAPLLQSPPPVDILAWTPTYPLAEQPTPQMVCTMGHPYACAGHCGASFVNYQKHPRVWPKEQATSQKGNVYVGQGLKSQCGVVDRAVQKDPRQPGF; this is translated from the exons ATGGAGATGGTGATGGAGAACCCATCAGGGCCTTGGCGGTTGCggcccccctct cgactTACGTTAAGCCAGAGGGCCTCCCGGATCTGCTCGCCTTCCGGAAGCAACTCGCTGGGGAAAACCAGACGCGGTGGGGCCGCCCCCTTGCAGGCTGACGCCGCCTCCTTCCTCCCCCGGCGGCTGCGACcccgccttccctcccccagccgcGGCAGCTTCAATCCCCGCGGGCCCTTGCGGGAGGAGTCAGGGCCGCCTTGGTGGTGgcgccccctccctgcagccgAGCGGGAGGCCTCCGTGGAAGAAAAGCAGGCGGACGGGCCTCCTGTCTTGGAGAGACTTTGCAGCCCCGGCCTCAGCTGTTGGAAGGCGGCGGGCATGGAAAAAGCAAAGGCTCCAACTGGAAGCCCCTGCGAAGGGGGGTTTCGAACCCTGGACTCCAAGTCTGAGCTGGCTGGCCATGCCCCCCGCGAGAGGAAGGTGCCCAACCAGCTGGCAAGGCCGAAGCGCAAGTGGGATGGGTCAGATGCCGGGGCCTTTCAGTCTGCCCGCTGCCCGCTCACAGGTTCTGCCAACACGGCAAGGAGGAGTCCAAAGGCGAACAGAGAGCCCCAGGAGAAGGTCCCACGCCCGAGCGGCCACGGTTGTGCCCTGAAATCTGCCGTGGCTGGCGGCTGGGGCCCACATG GCCGTTCGGAGGAATCCTGGCAGCCGGGGGCCACGGCTCAGGAAATCGAGTCCCGACAAAGTGGTGCCGTGGAGAGCACTGGTGTGCACCACTCAGAAGAGGAGCGCAGCTCTGTGCGACGCCAGGCGTCGGGGATGGGTAGCTCTAGTCTGGCGTGCAGAGAAGGCACACACGGTGGCGTGCACTTCAGCAGGTTTGGGGGGGTTAGGCCGGGCCTGGTTTCTTTACTGCCCCGCAGAAGTGGGCATCATCCAGAGACAAACCCTGGCTCCGTTCCAGAACAGCGAGGAATCGAGGGAGGTCCGTCTGGAATGCTTCCAAGGTCTCTGCGACCCCTCTGGGGGGCCAAGACTCTATCTTCTCCTTCCGGCTGCCCCGTGGAAGTCTCCTCTGCGTCTCCAGCAGTGGGTCATCTCCACCCTCCTCGTTCTCTCAAGTCCGGGCCGGTTTCTTCCTGGGATCCCTCCTTAGGATCCGTTGTCCCTGATGCTCCCGTGTCGCCTTTGGGATCGAGACCTGCCTGGGAGCCGAGTGCTTCCCCGGCCCTGCCTTCGCTCAAAGTCCTGGCGTCCGCCCCTGGAGCCGCTGTCGAGGTCCACGAGGGGCCTGGTTCTGGCACCGGAGAACCCAGCAGGGCCTTGGCGGTTGCGGCCCCCTCCAGTCTGTTTAAACAGGTCGTCAGGGGACTCCGAAAAGAGCAGGAACAGAATCGGCGGGAGGAATTGCGCAGAATCCCTGGAG CCTGGTTCAAGCTTCCGCCCAGCGGTGCCTCGGAAGACCAGCTGGATCCACGGCGGCCCAAAGACACCCTTGAAGTGGAACGGAAGGGAAGGCCTCTGGAAGCATCGGTGGGGGAAGAGGGCACGCACCAAGTGCCTGAAGAACTGTCCAAACCCACCCTCGAGCTGTTGGAGAGCAGCGACAAGGAGGAGAAGGGACCCTACAAAGGTGCAGGACGTTGCACTCCATTGGCTGGGCCTCCGGGCCAAGGTGACACGGATGCCAATGAGATCGGCCCTGTCCCAGAGCAGGCAAAGACGTCGACGCTCAACCCCAATGCCACGGAGTTCTGCTCCTCGAAGACGCTTCCGTCCGTGAGCAAGCCCCCAAGGACGCCCCCTTTCCCAGGGCCATGCGCCCCCTCAACACCCACCGTCTCAGGGATCACCCCAGGGCCAAGGGACACGCACAGCTGGCAGTGTGTCTCTTCCATCCCACAGACCCATGCGCCTCCGGCGGTGTGGGCAACCCAGAGGTGCCCCTGTCCAGTTTCGAACTCGGTACCCGGACAGGAGCCTTTCGTTATGGAGTCGCTGGTGGGTGCCGGCCCGTGTCTCTCGAATGTCTTTTACGGCCCCTGGTGGTTCAGGGCGCAACCCCCCATGATGCCCCTCGAGGCGCACCGTCCCTCGCAGCCCGTCTTCGCCCCCCTGCTGCAGAGCCCCCCCCCGGTTGACATCTTGGCATGGACTCCTACGTACCCTCTGGCAGAGCAGCCTACGCCCCAGATGGTCTGCACCATGGGACATCCATATGCTTGTGCAGGGCACTGCGGAG